In the genome of Diabrotica undecimpunctata isolate CICGRU chromosome 2, icDiaUnde3, whole genome shotgun sequence, the window CTATTCAAACTCTAGAAGCCAGACCAGCAATTTCAACTCTGGAAGCCAGACCAGCCATTGCAACTTTAGAAGCTAGACCAGCAATTCAAACTCTCGAAGCCAGACCAGCAATTTCAACTCTGGAAGCCAGACCAGCCATTGCAACTTTAGAAGCCAGACCAGTCATTGCAACTCTAGAAGCTAGACCAGCAATTCAAACTCTGGAAGCCAGAAAACTCATCCAATCTCTAGAAGCTAGACCAGACATTCAGACTCTAGAAGCGAGACGCGCAATTGCAACTCTGGAAGCTAGACCAGCCATTGCCACTCTAGAAGCTAGACCAGCAATTCAAACTCTAGAAGCCAGACCTGCCATTGCAACTCTAGAAGCTAGACCAGCAATTCAAACTCTCGAAGCCAGACCAGCAATTTCAACTCTGGAAGCCAGAGCAGCCATTGCAACTTTAGAAGCCAGACCAGCCATTGCAACTCTAGAAGCTAGACCAGCAATTCAAACTCTAGAAGCCAGACCAGCAATTGCAACTCTTGAAGCCAGACCAGAAATTTCAACTCTTGAACTAAAACCAGAAATTTCAACACTTGAGGAAAAACTATCTGTAAATGACAAGGTAAATAATCTGTAATTAAACTCACAAATATGTATAATCTCAAATTTCTCTAAACTTATACCAATATTTATTTGCTTTTAGTTATCTATAATAAAGAAGTGGGTAGCAGACCAAGCTGTAAGTAttgcattatattatattttaaaaccatAGATAAAAAGTAATATTCACATAGATTtatagaaaatgaaataaaaaaatactatttttatgtttacagAACAAACCGCTCTCAAGGAAAGGTCTTGAAGAAGTAAGTTTGATATACATTAAGTTTTAGAAtagataaatataatatttaacattGTCTTAATGTAAGatttttacaacaaaaattgCTCTATTAATAAATAAGGAAAAtatcaattatttttaaacatcggattttaataataattataacaattagaaaattttttggtaatttataatttaaaattatttaaaaactaataatacATTCGCGACGTAGCCGAaggtttttaattaattcaatagACCTATAACTCCATTTACGACTTATACACTGCTGAACAAATGAAGTGGATATTAGAAAAATATTTCACATATTTCGTGTGACCAagttctaaataaataaaagtcaAATATTTTAAACACAAACTTTATTTATATACCATGTTCGGCagttaaaagaagcaaaaaagtatttttcaataaaaataattcaagaataataatactataaaaaaattttaaaattcaaaaaaagccaaacaaaaaaaattttttttttcaacgtcACAAACGTATTAATTTTTGTGATGTGATTGACAACACAAAAATGTaaagttttttgtaaaaattctttataaaatgtatataattaaaaatacccTATCGGGATACATCACGGAACGGTTTCGGACTAAAGAGTCCATTATCAGTGTAAtattaccaggtatacatgagtcaacccactaaatatctgggtaaaaaccatcgagcaaaaagacaaaagaaggaatctaatcgttatgaaaaggagaccaaaattcataaaagtggccttttaatatggcggacatatccggaaatgcaaaGCCGCCAAATATAAGACTATGTTTCAACTTCCATATAAATaagctttcatgtgacagttgggacaaacaataacataacccaactaaatttgatttcttaaacaaggaaaggactctctttccttgtttaatgtggcctctcaaaatgGCACTTCCCGTCGAACAACATTTTTGCCCCCAccacctttacattccctcttctgtgtttttgctcgatggtaaaaacccttaaaaagttacaaaacttgttttgttttacattattgttaaaaatatgtggTGGTGTTAAAGTATGGAACAGATATCTGTTCTTTAGTCTTTAAATATTAGTCTAGGAGCCAGAGAGTTTTATGTCCCTTCGGTAacttaacgttttttttttgttttaagtgcGATTAGGTTTCAAAACCctctcattttaaaggtaattgttttaactttaataaaactttgcaaaattactttatttttcaTTATCATTATTATCTTTGCAATAACAAAGTTATAacaatttaacattaaaaattactttaaaaagtaatttgtttataagagagttaaataaaaattatgctataaacttttaaaatctgaCTAGTGGAAGttataaaataattcaaaatggtaaatgtttttacgttaatttttgaccaagatatggAACATTTAATAATGTGCTCTGAGGCGCACAGTCAGCTCGCACCTCGCAGTGAATACAGGCCTGTGTAAACCCTGCTcgtaaatcaattttcaatatcttgggaaaaaattaatatagaaacatttaccaaagcttaTAATGTTTGTTTTAAATTGTTCTATAATTTAACCAAACTGCCAATGTTTAGGCCAACTCAAAAGTTTTAAATGGTTTAAAAGCGGTTACCGGGCGTCCGCATTCGCGGCGAACTGACCGCGCGCCTCAAAGCGCTTTATTAAAAGCTTCATAACTTGGTCAAAATTAATATCTAAACATTTACCAAATCTTAAACTCTTCTTTTTGTCAGAATTTGTTATAACTTCGGTTTTAACAATCGGATCAAATTTTACCAAACGcctttttgttcattttttcaacaggaacaattttcattttggtaaaattaaaaatcTCTCATAGTTTAGGAGAGACAATCATTTAAGCAATaactttttaataacaaattttcgGCTGGGTTTCCAACCTGGTACCCTCGAAAAATTGAATCTACGCACTAAAAAACATGAAAAACGTCAAGGTACTCAATCCCCCTGGCTCCTAGAGTATATAGCCTCATATCTAATATACCGAAAGCAAAAATAAACAAACGCATATTTTAATATTCTTATAtacaattcaatttaaaaaaatatgatatttggaaaaaatatagatatactaaagttaatattaaattttttacagttGGCTATTGTTAGAGCATGGTTGGAAGACAAAGCAAATGCAGTAGTAAGTATTTGAATAATTAAGTTATATATTAAGTTAAAGTGACTCCATTTTCACCCGTTATCGtattggaatatatatatatatatatatatatatatatatatatatatattaggttatacctctctgAAAGTCTAATTCAAtggccgaaatattgtaacttttgaatttttattgtttttgttatttcgtgctctttttcattcggtgtataactatttcatttgttattcgATCAACTCAACTTATCTACAATATTAGTTGGTAAATCCAAATCTCAAAGGCCTCAAGTTTTTTCATTAGTGTTGCTGTAAGAGTCCAACTCTCCatgccatacagcaatgtggagaatatgtagcatcgtattaatctgattttaaggtttaatgtAATATCTTCTATTATTGAAAATTTTCTATAATTTATAATAAGTGGCTTTGGCTTTTTCAACGCGCATTCTTATTTCTTTGCTTACATCGCAGTTACCGTTATTATTGACGCGcaaataggtaatattgtggGATCTTTTTAACTGATGTTCATTGGTTGTAACTCTGTTTTGCTGACCACCGttagttttgtcttagaagtatgaagcttttaaagttattactatttaaatgggaataagccacaattaaagtccACTacgaaactaagttcctgtagctggctgtatacaatgtatcacaaaaaaaaatttatttcaaaatttttagtaaaaggtgtaaataaaatacccaaacgggctatatcacaaatacaaaacgttttcggaatgtaaattctaTCATCAGTATAACCTGAAAGTaattaaccactttaattaaaaagaacgtaagatttaaaatgttgactaagattatgcaaaatgtggttaatacttacaaagtgcacatgctataagccactaaaatatatgggtgaaaaccctttaaatgttataaatttacaaatatgttacattatatatattCAATTTAATTcattatatatatacttaattttaaataatgctggcTTCTGTCATTTTAGACAACTACCGTAAGTTACACTGACTGATTTGTTCCGACATCtgtcctaacatgtcaatattgtcatttttatcagttgttatcaacaggtcctcgaagacactttgtctcaggaccaagtaaccgatgtagagccatacattggcatgttaccaattccaacggtaacttaaacatcctaatttttaatagtatataatgtaacatatttgtaaatttataacatttaaagggttttcacccatatattttagtggctcatagcatgtgcactttgtaagtattaaccacattttgcataaccttagtcaacattttaaatcttacgttctttttaattaaagtgatgatggaatttacattctgaaaacgttctgtatttgtgatatagcccgtttgggtattttatttataccttttactaaaaattttgaaataaatttttttttccacAATTAAATCTTTAACCCGTATTCAACACATGTTTTGGTCACCTTGTTGATAAGTCATTGCAATTATTTTTCATTGGATGCAATCAGTACCGTATCTTCTACGTATCTGAGATTGTTCACGTTATCCCGTTGATTTTAATGCTTGTATCTTCAgctaaggcttctttgaaaataaattcggagtagatattaaaaagtagaggcaaTAAGATACACCCTTGCTTCACTTGACGTCGCATTTCCACTGCTTTCGTCGTATTCTTACCAATTCGTATGTTTGTGCATTGAtgctaatacaaatttttgataatatggAGTTCTCGGTCATCAATTTCCACCTGTTTCAAGACACCTATTTGCTTTTCGTAGGTGACTTACGGTATTTGTACTTATTTTATGGTAAATTTTTGAGTGCAGTATTCTTAagaaaattttcagtacatggctcattagACTACGATAATCGCTACATTGTTTAGCGTTTATCTTTTTGGGTATCATTACTAACTCATTACAAATTTTGActgtagccagtctgttggtatatgctctgtttcgtatattttatgGAAGAGATTAAAAAGAGAATGTTTGCCTTTATTGTACAAAAGTTTGATTATTCCGCTGGGAATTTCATCTGGACTGGTTGCTTTTCTAAATTTGATAGTTTGTAGTCATTACACAAGGTATATCGAaagattttctttaaattaattGAGAATGCAGATTACAAAATACTATCTTCCATTTTTTAATagcttttttctttgttttagcgTGAACGTGTTGCCGAATTGGAGAAAAAAGTAagattcttttttatattattatgatttatatttatGCTAATGTTGTCGATGTGCATCTTGGTATTATTCTTTTTCGGATTTTATTTCACTAGAAAATTTTACGTATTACATAAAATGATTGTGTTATATTAAAATAACCTAAAATTTACATGgct includes:
- the LOC140434523 gene encoding uncharacterized protein, which encodes MNKLTIFSLLFVIFQQTSAIYLPDGPVAETLEAKPLIQTLEARPAIATLEARPAIATLEARPAIQTLETRPLIQTLEARPAIATLEARPAIQTLEARPAISTLEARPAIATLEARPAIQTLEARPAISTLEARPAIATLEARPVIATLEARPAIQTLEARKLIQSLEARPDIQTLEARRAIATLEARPAIATLEARPAIQTLEARPAIATLEARPAIQTLEARPAISTLEARAAIATLEARPAIATLEARPAIQTLEARPAIATLEARPEISTLELKPEISTLEEKLSVNDKLSIIKKWVADQANKPLSRKGLEELAIVRAWLEDKANAVRERVAELEKKVLPAIRKLKADTSSAINAIKHKVQNRLKISQ